DNA from Deltaproteobacteria bacterium:
TGGCGGAGGCCAAATGAATGGCATCGAACCCGCGCAAAGGATATTTCGAAACCAGCCGATCAATCAGCTTCTCCAATTCCGGCGAAACGTCGACACGGATGAAACTTTTCCAGTCGTTTTTGAACGAACGCGCCGTGCGGCTAAACAGCCGGCCCGTCAACCCCCCTTCCCTTTTTTTCCGATGAAAGGCCGCCATAACTTCGGCATAGCCGACTTTTGAAACGGCAATCCCCTCCGTTTCCCGCCAGAGGTCGATCACCTTTCCGGAACCCGGTTCCAGGACATATTTTTTCACCAGGGCGCTGGTATCGAGGTACAAAATCATCGGCGGTCCTCGACAACCCAGTGGGAAAGGCGCCCCCCTTTAAGGGCAACGGGTTTGGGAAAATCCCTGGAAAGATCCCGCTCGGGCAGATGTACCAACCCTTTCAAGGCCAGAGGGGCCAGGCGGTCGCGCAAAGTGGGTGTCCGGGAGGCCTCCCGAACCAACCGGGCCACCGGCTTGCCATGTTCGGTAATCAAAATAATTTTCCCCTCTTTTGCCGAGGAGACATAGCGGCTCAGGTTGTTTTTCAACTGGCGAATACCCGTGCTCACCATCTGCGCCGAACTGGATAAATGTGGATACATAGGCTAATTGTAGCTACATATGGGATGAAAGGCAACCCCAAATCATCCACTGCCCCCGTATTTTTTGGTTTACTCACAGGAAAAAGAGGTCTATCAAAGGCGGATGGGTTAAATCAAGCAACAATAACATCCCGGAGGTATTATGGACTGTACCCAGTTTGTTCAAGATGTTCAAAAAGGAAGAAAAACGGATCTGTCTCAAATAGACCTGACAAAGAGTGAGGGAATCGCGCAACTCTCCGACATCGCCCTCGGTAACCGTGAGGCCCTTCAATTTTGCACCACTTCTTTCAACAAAACACCCGAACAATTCAAGCCGTCTCTCGAGCGGGAGGTCGGGCGTTTTGTCCGTGAAGTGCGCCAAATACCGAGCTTCGAATCGTTGAAACCCAAAGAGCAGGACAAATTGTTAAAAGATTTGAGCTTCACGATCCGCGAGGGTGACCAAGCTATACCTCTCTGGCTTGCGTCATTAGGTGGTGGAACCATCTTCACTTTTTCAATACTCTATGTACATCGCCCTACCACTCTCAATG
Protein-coding regions in this window:
- a CDS encoding type II toxin-antitoxin system prevent-host-death family antitoxin, producing the protein MVSTGIRQLKNNLSRYVSSAKEGKIILITEHGKPVARLVREASRTPTLRDRLAPLALKGLVHLPERDLSRDFPKPVALKGGRLSHWVVEDRR
- a CDS encoding type II toxin-antitoxin system VapC family toxin, with the translated sequence MILYLDTSALVKKYVLEPGSGKVIDLWRETEGIAVSKVGYAEVMAAFHRKKREGGLTGRLFSRTARSFKNDWKSFIRVDVSPELEKLIDRLVSKYPLRGFDAIHLASAIAVKRAMKVNLVFVAGDERLLNAAQKERLPVRNVSE